From one Gemmatimonadaceae bacterium genomic stretch:
- a CDS encoding PEP-CTERM sorting domain-containing protein gives MLRQMFYGLALSAALPVAALHAQAFNFTTSGGFVGNPTRVPPAVIDHGTVTGPLNPFGVTRQVSLQFISPTANPTVLSVSGTFTWFTADPLNTILGNYSGLVQLGAAGAFSFANTLVTIIDGTGIFADLRGSALASGSGQFFGDPTLPVDVSGTSTITWIGTATTVPEPGSSALLLAGLGAVAVFARRRAGARFGTIERGRAG, from the coding sequence ATGCTGCGCCAAATGTTCTACGGGCTTGCGCTATCGGCCGCACTACCCGTGGCCGCGCTCCACGCGCAGGCGTTCAACTTCACGACCTCCGGGGGGTTCGTCGGCAACCCGACGCGTGTCCCCCCTGCAGTGATCGATCACGGCACCGTCACCGGACCACTCAATCCCTTTGGTGTCACTCGTCAGGTGTCTCTACAGTTCATAAGCCCGACGGCGAACCCAACCGTACTCAGCGTCAGTGGCACCTTCACGTGGTTCACCGCCGACCCGCTCAACACGATTCTCGGGAACTACTCCGGTTTGGTGCAGCTTGGGGCGGCGGGCGCCTTCTCGTTCGCGAACACGCTCGTCACAATCATCGACGGCACTGGAATCTTTGCGGACTTGCGTGGGAGCGCCCTGGCTTCGGGTAGCGGTCAATTCTTCGGCGACCCGACACTACCGGTCGATGTATCCGGAACGTCTACGATCACCTGGATCGGGACTGCGACCACTGTTCCGGAGCCGGGCAGCAGCGCGCTCCTGTTGGCAGGCCTCGGCGCAGTGGCGGTCTTCGCGCGGCGGCGAGCCGGCGCGAGGTTCGGAACGATCGAACGAGGCCGAGCGGGATAG